One Dermacentor silvarum isolate Dsil-2018 chromosome 10, BIME_Dsil_1.4, whole genome shotgun sequence genomic window carries:
- the LOC119432022 gene encoding venom serine carboxypeptidase-like produces the protein MTFSANLSATRNESRVPQFKLFGVDAFSGYITINETTKSNLFFLLVVAKGNKSDAPLLLWTQGGPGLSALFGQFLQNGPVAFDSSKYNFTQRNNTLQNNMSIIYLDLPVGAGFSFTENRTAYPKTLEDISDSVMEFLEQFLMVFPEYTCRDFYVAGESYGARYSVSIAHTLLTSRRKIPLILKGTISGNGFLGPILDTADSSEFRYWTSMVDESGRQQLSQRFQYMKSLLPQNASAIPRILFDTIFSSPPGMTPTLFQNLTSYNDYSSPLYTERPLFIQACFLFLNTSSLIRKQFHVGEKREFQYYNEDLLMSLAPDYLRDISSLIEGVLNDSSALFYTGQMDSLFPSVNQRAYYRTLNWTYSKEYRNAKRSPWRPSTWSTYQGYAGFAKRVPNFTEAVLLGMSHYGAAEKPDEVYYLTMEFINSTASEG, from the exons ATGACATTTTCGGCCAATCTGTCTGCAA CGAGGAACGAGAGCCGAGTGCCGCAATTTAAACTGTTTGGAGTTGATGCTTTCTCCGGCTATATCACTATAAACGAAACGACGAAAAGCAATCTGTTCTTTCTTCTCGTCGTGGCAAAG GGCAACAAGAGTGACGCTCCGCTGCTGCTTTGGACCCAAGGTGGTCCAGGTCTATCTGCGCTGTTTGGACAGTTCCTTCAGAATGGCCCTGTGGCGTTTGACTCCTCTAAATACAACTTCACGCAAAGGAATAACACGTTACAAAATAACATGAGCATCATTTACCTTGACTTACCTGTCGGGGCAGGCTTCAGCTTCACGGAAAACCGAACTGCTTATCCCAAAACCCTGGAGGATATAAGCGACAGCGTCATGGAATTTCTAGAACAGTTCCTGATGGTATTTCCTGAATATACGTGTCGGGACTTTTACGTCGCTGGAGAGTCTTATGGAG CGAGGTACTCTGTCTCCATAGCGCACACTCTGCTAACAAGTAGAAGGAAGATACCGCTTATCCTCAAAGGAACAATTAGTGGAAATGGATTCCTCGGCCCGATACTCGATACAGCGGACTCCAGCGAGTTCCGCTATTGGACTTCAATGGTTGACGAAAGTGGACGTCAACAGCTTTCGCAGCGGTTCCAGTATATGAAGAGCCTACTCCCACAAAATGCTTCTGCGATTCCACGTATACTATTCGATACAATATTTTCGAGCCCTCCCGGAATGACACCAACTTTGTTTCAAAACCTGACATCCTATAATGATTACTCGAGCCCTCTTTACACCGAAAGACCACTTTTCATACAGGCTTGTTTCTTGTTCCTGAATACATCTTCACTTATCAGAAAACAATTTCACGTAGGAGAGAAAAGGGAATTTCAGTACTACAACGAAGATCTCTTGATGAGCCTGGCCCCTGACTATTTAAGAGACATTAGCTCTTTAATAGAGGGCGTGCTGAACGACTCGTCTGCTCTGTTCTACACTGGTCAAATGGACTCACTATTTCCGTCGGTCAACCAGCGCGCCTATTATAGAACTTTGAATTGGACGTACTCGAAAGAGTATCGCAATGCGAAACGCTCTCCTTGGCGTCCGTCAACTTGGAGCACTTATCAAGGCTACGCTGGCTTCGCAAAGCGAGTACCTAATTTCACCGAAGCTGTGTTGCTAGGAATGAGTCATTATGGTGCGGCCGAGAAACCGGACGAGGTGTATTATCTTACGATGGAGTTCATCAATAGCACAGCTAGTGAGGGCTGA